A portion of the Octadecabacter sp. SW4 genome contains these proteins:
- a CDS encoding SRPBCC family protein produces MNRSFLFTSTTLAALLLAIPFSTPSAADTPCDAHLMNGNIAQLSPTHATVDTSVLINATATEVWETLTDFDDMASWSTGTLQGMTGDIQDGGSVTITFIFGTDENGEPNSMEIPHTLIYDEGRSFGWSDPFPEDNGGGHDNHVYRVEACGVQTLFVQSDEVVDNPYAANFVTQLLPMYQTFNTELKAAIED; encoded by the coding sequence ATGAACCGTTCTTTCCTGTTCACTTCAACCACACTTGCCGCCCTGTTGCTTGCAATCCCGTTCAGTACACCTTCGGCGGCAGACACACCCTGCGATGCGCATTTGATGAACGGCAACATCGCCCAACTCAGCCCGACCCACGCAACGGTTGATACATCGGTGCTTATCAACGCTACCGCGACGGAAGTGTGGGAAACCCTGACCGACTTTGACGACATGGCGAGCTGGAGCACCGGTACATTGCAGGGCATGACCGGCGACATCCAAGACGGCGGGAGCGTGACGATCACCTTCATCTTTGGCACCGATGAGAATGGCGAACCCAACTCGATGGAAATCCCGCACACGCTCATCTACGATGAAGGCCGCTCTTTCGGTTGGTCCGATCCTTTCCCAGAAGACAATGGCGGCGGGCACGACAACCATGTCTATCGCGTTGAAGCCTGCGGGGTTCAGACCTTGTTCGTCCAATCAGACGAAGTTGTCGACAACCCCTATGCGGCGAATTTCGTGACCCAGCTGCTGCCCATGTATCAAACGTTTAATACGGAGCTGAAAGCCGCTATAGAGGACTAG
- a CDS encoding ABC transporter ATP-binding protein encodes MSGVAMNNVIKKYGDVQVIHGVDMQIEDGEFCVFVGPSGCGKSTLLRMVAGLEETTGGTMTIGARDVTKLDPSDRGVAMVFQTYALYPHMTVKDNMGFGLRMNGHAKPEIEKKVAEASRILKLDEYLDRKPAALSGGQRQRVSIGRAIVRGPEVFLFDEPLSNLDAELRVEMRVEIARLHKEIGATMIYVTHDQVEAMTLADKIVVLRLGRIEQVGSPLDLYRDPDNKFVAGFIGSPAMNFLNAMSGDDGVTIPALKMKVPSPIGAIGRAVTAGLRPEHLEIDPTGDALHVDLVESLGGVSFAYLVSDTGEKIVIEERGDERASEGQRVGLRFDHSRLYLFDAESEQRLR; translated from the coding sequence ATGTCAGGCGTCGCGATGAACAACGTCATCAAGAAATATGGTGACGTGCAGGTGATCCACGGGGTCGACATGCAAATCGAAGACGGGGAATTCTGTGTTTTCGTCGGCCCGTCCGGTTGCGGCAAGTCAACTTTGTTGCGCATGGTCGCGGGATTGGAAGAGACAACCGGTGGCACGATGACCATAGGTGCGCGGGACGTGACAAAACTCGACCCTTCTGATCGTGGTGTCGCGATGGTTTTCCAAACGTATGCGCTCTATCCGCATATGACCGTGAAGGACAATATGGGCTTCGGCCTGCGTATGAACGGTCACGCGAAGCCGGAGATTGAAAAGAAGGTCGCTGAAGCCAGCCGCATTCTGAAACTTGATGAATATCTGGATCGAAAGCCTGCGGCCCTGTCGGGTGGTCAGCGACAGCGTGTTTCCATAGGGCGTGCCATCGTCCGCGGTCCTGAAGTGTTCCTCTTCGACGAACCCCTGTCCAACCTTGATGCTGAACTGCGGGTTGAGATGCGGGTGGAAATCGCCCGTCTGCACAAGGAAATCGGTGCTACGATGATCTATGTGACCCACGATCAGGTCGAGGCGATGACCCTGGCTGACAAGATTGTGGTCTTGCGATTGGGGCGGATCGAGCAGGTTGGCTCGCCGCTAGATCTGTACCGTGATCCCGACAACAAATTCGTCGCGGGTTTTATCGGATCGCCCGCGATGAATTTCCTGAATGCAATGTCTGGCGATGACGGTGTGACGATCCCGGCCTTGAAAATGAAGGTGCCAAGCCCGATTGGCGCGATAGGCAGAGCGGTGACCGCTGGCCTACGTCCCGAACATCTTGAAATCGACCCGACGGGAGACGCCCTGCATGTCGATCTCGTGGAGAGCCTTGGCGGTGTATCCTTTGCTTACCTTGTTTCGGACACTGGGGAGAAAATTGTCATCGAAGAGCGCGGTGATGAACGGGCAAGTGAAGGTCAGCGTGTGGGTCTGCGGTTTGATCACAGCCGACTCTATTTGTTTGATGCCGAGTCAGAGCAGCGACTTCGCTAG
- a CDS encoding tyrosine-type recombinase/integrase: protein MPRVQLPAVTPKRKAWNKGRIIGQKRPLLPKQVWAIRARLELAGYLRDLTLFNVAIDSKLRGCDLVKLSVIDLVKDDRVRERVSIIQSKTKKPVQFELTENTRDSVLAWVNSPEMFACGFMFPSRFHDRPHISTRQYGRLVRDWVKAIGLEPSAYGTHSLRRTKAAEIYRKTGNLRAVQLLLGHTKVDSTVRYLGVELEDALSIAERIDI, encoded by the coding sequence ATGCCAAGAGTCCAACTTCCCGCAGTCACCCCCAAACGTAAGGCTTGGAACAAGGGACGAATTATCGGTCAAAAGCGACCGCTGTTGCCTAAGCAGGTTTGGGCGATCCGCGCCCGCCTCGAACTTGCCGGTTATCTTCGTGATCTGACTTTGTTCAACGTCGCCATCGATAGCAAGCTGCGTGGTTGCGATCTTGTCAAACTCTCGGTTATCGACCTAGTCAAAGATGATCGCGTGCGTGAACGGGTTTCAATCATCCAAAGCAAAACAAAGAAACCCGTCCAGTTTGAATTGACGGAAAACACACGCGATTCCGTCCTGGCGTGGGTCAACTCGCCCGAGATGTTTGCTTGCGGGTTCATGTTTCCGAGCCGGTTTCACGATCGCCCACACATTTCGACGCGCCAATATGGTAGGCTCGTCCGTGACTGGGTTAAGGCTATTGGTTTGGAGCCTAGCGCGTATGGCACGCATTCTCTCCGCAGGACAAAGGCGGCAGAGATTTACCGAAAGACCGGTAATCTCCGCGCAGTCCAACTGCTGCTTGGTCACACCAAAGTCGACAGCACAGTGCGCTATCTTGGCGTCGAACTGGAGGATGCTTTGAGTATCGCAGAACGCATCGACATCTGA
- a CDS encoding cellulase family glycosylhydrolase, giving the protein MDRWTSKHAKDWWQGRPWVCGFNFLPSTAVNFIEMWHPDTFDMPTIERELGWAADIGFNAIRVNLPYLGWVHDAEGLMGRLDQVMDVAQDLGIDTIPCLFDDCGFGGDEPVWGPQADPVPGVHNSRAVASPGRAIVMDLDQRDSLQSYVRAMIRKFRDDRRILFWDLYNEPGNRMNFADGDFEHYASALEQSALSLMESCFEWARAEYPVQPLTVAAWTTPLPGDDSHPYQTEIDRSALLHSDIITFHAYWNRERVSEFIDVLTVLDRPILCTEWMARAVDSQISDQLELFHDRLVGCFQWGLVKGRTQTWVPWPDELVKAHGGDPARDIWFHDLLHEDGRPYDEREIETIRRLTNSEARMHERTAI; this is encoded by the coding sequence GGACGCCCTTGGGTCTGTGGATTTAACTTTCTGCCCTCTACAGCTGTAAATTTCATTGAAATGTGGCACCCGGATACGTTCGACATGCCAACAATTGAGCGCGAACTGGGATGGGCTGCCGACATTGGCTTCAATGCTATTCGGGTCAACCTTCCCTATCTTGGTTGGGTGCATGACGCAGAGGGCCTGATGGGCCGCCTCGATCAGGTCATGGACGTCGCCCAAGACCTTGGTATCGACACCATTCCATGTCTCTTCGACGACTGCGGTTTTGGTGGGGATGAACCCGTCTGGGGGCCGCAGGCCGATCCGGTTCCTGGCGTGCACAACAGCCGTGCCGTGGCCTCGCCTGGTCGGGCGATCGTGATGGACCTCGACCAACGCGACAGCCTACAATCCTATGTTCGTGCGATGATCCGGAAATTCCGCGATGACCGACGGATCCTGTTCTGGGATCTCTACAATGAGCCCGGCAACCGCATGAACTTTGCCGACGGCGATTTTGAACATTACGCCTCTGCACTTGAACAAAGCGCTCTGTCCCTAATGGAAAGCTGCTTTGAGTGGGCACGCGCCGAATATCCGGTCCAGCCCTTGACGGTCGCGGCTTGGACAACGCCTCTGCCAGGTGATGACAGTCACCCCTATCAAACCGAGATTGATCGGAGTGCACTGCTGCATTCGGACATCATTACTTTCCATGCCTACTGGAACCGGGAACGCGTTTCGGAATTCATCGACGTGCTGACGGTGCTTGATCGCCCAATCCTGTGCACAGAATGGATGGCGCGCGCCGTCGACAGTCAGATCAGTGATCAACTGGAACTGTTTCACGACCGACTTGTGGGATGCTTTCAATGGGGGCTGGTCAAAGGACGCACGCAGACGTGGGTGCCTTGGCCGGACGAACTAGTCAAGGCCCACGGCGGCGACCCCGCACGTGACATCTGGTTCCACGACCTGCTGCACGAAGACGGGCGGCCCTATGACGAACGCGAAATTGAAACGATCCGGCGGCTGACGAACAGCGAGGCCCGGATGCATGAAAGGACGGCAATCTGA